Proteins from a single region of Pyrus communis chromosome 6, drPyrComm1.1, whole genome shotgun sequence:
- the LOC137736080 gene encoding secreted RxLR effector protein 161-like — MPIRAVYVDINLIGTPTELEEIVVHLKSKYEMKDLGKTRYCVDLEIEHCLDGILEDEEEILEPKVPYLSAIGALLYLAQYTKPNISFDVNLLAKYSNAPTRKHWNGVKDIFCYLKGTMDLDAGYLSNPHIVGDTAISWRFTKKTLVATSSNHAEIFALHEASRECFWLRAVMEHN, encoded by the exons atGCCCATTCgtgcagtttatgtcgacatAAACCTTATCGGAACTCCcacagagcttgaggaaattgtcgTTCACTTGAAATCGAAAtatgagatgaaggatcttgggaaaactcgatattgtgTCGACCTGGAGATTGAGCATTGtttggatggaatccta gaagatgaggaagagattttggagcctaaagttccatacctaagtgcaattggtgctttattgtacttggctcaataCACTAAACCTAACATCTCCTTCgatgttaatcttttggctaaaTATAGCAATGCGCCTACACGCAaacactggaatggtgttaaagatatTTTCTGCTACCTCAAGGGTACAATGGATTTGG ATGCTGGTTATCTGTCTAACCCACATATTGTTGGTGACactgcaatatcttggaggtttaCCAAGAAAAcgctagttgcgacttcttcgaaccatgctgagattttCGCCTTGCATGAAGCGTCGCGTGAGTGCTTTTGGCTAAGAGCAGTCATGGAACATAATTGA
- the LOC137738376 gene encoding probable voltage-gated potassium channel subunit beta, with translation MASNNMQYKNLGRSGLKVSQLSYGAWVSFGNQLDVKEAKSILQTCRDHGVNFFDNAEVYASGRAEEIMGQAIRELGWKRSDVVISTKIFWGGPGPNNKGLSRKHIVEGTKASLKRLDMEYVDLIYCHRPDATTPIEETVRAMNYVIDKGWAFYWGTSEWSAQQITDAWGIAERLDLVGPIVEQPEYNLLSRHKVETEFLPLYTNYGLGLTTFSPLASGVLTGKYTKGNIPPDSRFALDSYKNLASRKLVDDVLQKVNGLKPIADELGVPLAQLAIAWCAANPNVSSVITGATKESQIQENMKAVDVIPLLTPAVMEKIEAVVQSKQKRPECVR, from the exons ATGGCGTCGAACAATATGCAGTACAAGAACCTCGGCCGCTCGGGCCTCAAAGTGAGCCAGCTCTCCTATGGCGCATGGGTCAGCTTCGGCAACCAGCTCGACGTCAAGGAGGCCAAGTCCATCCTCCAGACCTGCCGCGACCACGGCGTCAACTTCTTCGACAACGCCGAGGTCTACGCCTCCGGCCGCGCCGAGGAGATCATGGGCCAGGCCATCCGCGAGCTCGGCTGGAAGCGCTCCGACGTCGTCATTTCCACCAAGATCTTCTGGGGCGGGCCAGGCCCCAACAACAAGGGCCTGTCGCGGAAGCACATCGTCGAGGGCACCAAGGCGTCGCTGAAGCGCCTGGACATGGAGTACGTGGATCTCATCTACTGCCACCGCCCGGACGCGACGACGCCGATCGAGGAGACGGTGAGGGCGATGAACTACGTGATCGATAAAGGGTGGGCGTTTTATTGGGGGACGAGTGAGTGGTCGGCGCAGCAGATCACGGATGCGTGGGGGATCGCCGAGAGGTTGGATTTGGTGGGGCCCATTGTTGAGCAGCCTGAGTACAATTTGCTCTCCAGGCACAAG GTCGAGACTGAGTTCCTCCCACTGTATACCAACTATGGCCTGGGTCTTACCACTTTTAGTCCACTTGCTTCTGGTGTTCTTACTGGAAAATATACCAAGGGAAATATACCTCCTGATAGCCGATTTGCGTTGGACAGTTACAAA AATCTTGCTAGTCGAAAACTGGTTGATGACGTGCTGCAAAAAGTTAATGGTCTTAAGCCAATTGCAGATGAATTAGGTGTACCATTAGCTCAACTAGCAATTGCATGGTGTGCTGCTAATCCGAATGTCTCGTCAGTTATTACTGGTGCTACAAAGGAGTCCCAG ATTCAAGAGAACATGAAAGCTGTAGATGTAATCCCTCTATTAACTCCCGCTGTCATGGAAAAGATTGAGGCTGTTGTTCAAAGCAAGCAAAAGCGTCCAGAATGCGTAAGGTAG
- the LOC137738375 gene encoding purple acid phosphatase 23 isoform X3, protein MIKLTHIPHHPLLEVSTSIFNPMPNCIPWITLIIFLTVTEMAVALTQSPIPTTLEGPFVPATRRFDPSLRRGSDDLPMDHPRLKKNVTSNFPEQIALAISSPTAMWVSWVTGDAQIGKTVRPLDPSTVGSEVRYGEESGKYTSVKKGVSVVYSQLYPFAGLLNYTSAIIHHVRIDGLKPGTKYYYKCGDSSIPAMSQEQALETLPEPGENTYPRRIAVVGDLGLTSNTSTTIDHLIQNDPSMILMVGDLCYANQYRTTGGKGASCFSCAFPDAPIRETYQPRWDGWGRFMEPLTSRVPMMVIEGNHEIEPQASGITFESYLTRFAVPSDESGSKSNFYYSFDAGGVHFIMLGAYIDYNATGAQYAWLKDDLHRVDRTVTPWLVAAWHPPWYNSYSSHYQEFECMRQEMEALLYQYGVDIVFSGHVHAYERMNRVYNYTLDPCGPLYITVGDGGNIEEVDVDFADDPGKCPSAGDNTPEFGGVCHLNFSSGPAKGNFCWSKQPEWSAFRESSFGHGILEVVNSTYALWTWHRNQDMYKEDSHGDQVYIVRQPELCSRSVK, encoded by the exons ATGATCAAACTTACTCACATTCCTCATCATCCCCTGCTAGAGGTTTCAACCTCCATCTTCAATCCCATGCCGAACTGCATACCATGGATCACTCTGATCATTTTCTTGACTGTAACAGAAATGGCGGTGGCACTGACTCAGTCTCCCATTCCCACCACTCTAGAAGGCCCGTTCGTGCCTGCAACTCGGCGCTTCGATCCATCGCTTCGCAGAGGCAGTGATGACTTGCCAATGGACCATCCCAGGCTCAAGAAGAACGTGACATCAAATTTCCCAGAACAGATTGCCCTTGCTATTTCTTCACCCACTGCAATGTGGGTTTCTTGGGTTACTG GGGATGCCCAGATTGGTAAAACTGTGAGACCACTTGATCCTTCAACAGTTGGGAGTGAGGTGAGGTATGGGGAAGAAAGTGGCAAGTATACAAGTGTGAAGAAAGGGGTTTCAGTTGTTTACAGTCAATTGTACCCTTTTGCTGGCCTCTTGAATTACACCtctgccatcattcatcatGTCAGGATTGATG GTCTTAAACCAGGTACGAAATATTATTACAAGTGTGGGGATAGTTCTATCCCTGCTATGAGTCAAGAGCAAGCCCTTGAAACTTTACCAGAGCCTGGCGAAAACACATATCCTCGTCGAATAGCTGTCGTTGGAGATTTGGGTCTCACTAGCAATACCAGTACAACCATTGATCATTTAATCCAGAATGATCCTTCAATGATTTTAATGGTTGGGGACTTATGTTATGCAAACCAGTACCGTACGACTGGTGGGAAAGGAgcttcatgcttttcatgtgcATTCCCAGATGCACCTATCAGAGAAACATATCAGCCCCGCTGGGATGGGTGGGGAAG GTTCATGGAACCTTTAACCTCGAGAGTTCCTATGATGGTTATTGAGGGCAACCATGAGATTGAGCCCCAAGCTTCTGGAATCACTTTCGAATCCTATTTGACAAGATTTGCAGTGCCATCAGATGAATCCGGCTCTAAAAGTAACTTCTACTATTCTTTTGATGCTGGAGGAGTACATTTTATCATGTTGGGAGCATATATTGACTACAATGCTACTG GTGCTCAATATGCTTGGCTTAAAGATGATCTACATCGAGTAGACCGTACAGTGACTCCCTGGCTCGTGGCAGCATGGCACCCTCCTTGGTATAACAGCTATTCTTCTCACTATCAGGAATTTGAATGCATGAGACAAGAAATGGAAGCACTTCTTTATCAATACGGTGTTGATATTGTTTTTTCTGGTCAT GTGCATGCCTACGAACGGATGAATAGAGTATATAACTATACGTTGGATCCGTGCGGGCCTCTTTACATAACAGTTGGAGATGGtggaaatattgaagaagttgatGTTGATTTCGCTGATGACCCTGGAAAGTGTCCTTCAGCTGGAGACAACACACCGGAGTTTGGAGGGGTATGCCATTTGAACTTTTCTTCAGGGCCTGCTAAAGGCAACTTTTGTTGGAGCAAACAGCCGGAGTGGAGTGCTTTTAGAGAAAGCAGCTTTGGGCATGGAATTCTTGAG GTGGTGAATTCTACTTATGCTCTATGGACTTGGCATCGGAATCAAGATATGTATAAGGAAGATAGCCATGGTGATCAAGTATACATTGTGCGACAACCTGAACTGTGCTCACGGTCTGTAAAG TGA
- the LOC137738375 gene encoding purple acid phosphatase 23 isoform X2, with product MIKLTHIPHHPLLEVSTSIFNPMPNCIPWITLIIFLTVTEMAVALTQSPIPTTLEGPFVPATRRFDPSLRRGSDDLPMDHPRLKKNVTSNFPEQIALAISSPTAMWVSWVTGDAQIGKTVRPLDPSTVGSEVRYGEESGKYTSVKKGVSVVYSQLYPFAGLLNYTSAIIHHVRIDGLKPGTKYYYKCGDSSIPAMSQEQALETLPEPGENTYPRRIAVVGDLGLTSNTSTTIDHLIQNDPSMILMVGDLCYANQYRTTGGKGASCFSCAFPDAPIRETYQPRWDGWGRFMEPLTSRVPMMVIEGNHEIEPQASGITFESYLTRFAVPSDESGSKSNFYYSFDAGGVHFIMLGAYIDYNATGAQYAWLKDDLHRVDRTVTPWLVAAWHPPWYNSYSSHYQEFECMRQEMEALLYQYGVDIVFSGHVHAYERMNRVYNYTLDPCGPLYITVGDGGNIEEVDVDFADDPGKCPSAGDNTPEFGGVCHLNFSSGPAKGNFCWSKQPEWSAFRESSFGHGILEVVNSTYALWTWHRNQDMYKEDSHGDQVYIVRQPELCSRSVKPLVFPSVPSLSAALHSL from the exons ATGATCAAACTTACTCACATTCCTCATCATCCCCTGCTAGAGGTTTCAACCTCCATCTTCAATCCCATGCCGAACTGCATACCATGGATCACTCTGATCATTTTCTTGACTGTAACAGAAATGGCGGTGGCACTGACTCAGTCTCCCATTCCCACCACTCTAGAAGGCCCGTTCGTGCCTGCAACTCGGCGCTTCGATCCATCGCTTCGCAGAGGCAGTGATGACTTGCCAATGGACCATCCCAGGCTCAAGAAGAACGTGACATCAAATTTCCCAGAACAGATTGCCCTTGCTATTTCTTCACCCACTGCAATGTGGGTTTCTTGGGTTACTG GGGATGCCCAGATTGGTAAAACTGTGAGACCACTTGATCCTTCAACAGTTGGGAGTGAGGTGAGGTATGGGGAAGAAAGTGGCAAGTATACAAGTGTGAAGAAAGGGGTTTCAGTTGTTTACAGTCAATTGTACCCTTTTGCTGGCCTCTTGAATTACACCtctgccatcattcatcatGTCAGGATTGATG GTCTTAAACCAGGTACGAAATATTATTACAAGTGTGGGGATAGTTCTATCCCTGCTATGAGTCAAGAGCAAGCCCTTGAAACTTTACCAGAGCCTGGCGAAAACACATATCCTCGTCGAATAGCTGTCGTTGGAGATTTGGGTCTCACTAGCAATACCAGTACAACCATTGATCATTTAATCCAGAATGATCCTTCAATGATTTTAATGGTTGGGGACTTATGTTATGCAAACCAGTACCGTACGACTGGTGGGAAAGGAgcttcatgcttttcatgtgcATTCCCAGATGCACCTATCAGAGAAACATATCAGCCCCGCTGGGATGGGTGGGGAAG GTTCATGGAACCTTTAACCTCGAGAGTTCCTATGATGGTTATTGAGGGCAACCATGAGATTGAGCCCCAAGCTTCTGGAATCACTTTCGAATCCTATTTGACAAGATTTGCAGTGCCATCAGATGAATCCGGCTCTAAAAGTAACTTCTACTATTCTTTTGATGCTGGAGGAGTACATTTTATCATGTTGGGAGCATATATTGACTACAATGCTACTG GTGCTCAATATGCTTGGCTTAAAGATGATCTACATCGAGTAGACCGTACAGTGACTCCCTGGCTCGTGGCAGCATGGCACCCTCCTTGGTATAACAGCTATTCTTCTCACTATCAGGAATTTGAATGCATGAGACAAGAAATGGAAGCACTTCTTTATCAATACGGTGTTGATATTGTTTTTTCTGGTCAT GTGCATGCCTACGAACGGATGAATAGAGTATATAACTATACGTTGGATCCGTGCGGGCCTCTTTACATAACAGTTGGAGATGGtggaaatattgaagaagttgatGTTGATTTCGCTGATGACCCTGGAAAGTGTCCTTCAGCTGGAGACAACACACCGGAGTTTGGAGGGGTATGCCATTTGAACTTTTCTTCAGGGCCTGCTAAAGGCAACTTTTGTTGGAGCAAACAGCCGGAGTGGAGTGCTTTTAGAGAAAGCAGCTTTGGGCATGGAATTCTTGAG GTGGTGAATTCTACTTATGCTCTATGGACTTGGCATCGGAATCAAGATATGTATAAGGAAGATAGCCATGGTGATCAAGTATACATTGTGCGACAACCTGAACTGTGCTCACGGTCTGTAAAG CCCTTGGTTTTCCCCTCTGTGCCCTCCCTCTCTGCTGCATTGCACTCTCTG TGA
- the LOC137738375 gene encoding purple acid phosphatase 23 isoform X1, with translation MRIDSQLKLTHDMIKLTHIPHHPLLEVSTSIFNPMPNCIPWITLIIFLTVTEMAVALTQSPIPTTLEGPFVPATRRFDPSLRRGSDDLPMDHPRLKKNVTSNFPEQIALAISSPTAMWVSWVTGDAQIGKTVRPLDPSTVGSEVRYGEESGKYTSVKKGVSVVYSQLYPFAGLLNYTSAIIHHVRIDGLKPGTKYYYKCGDSSIPAMSQEQALETLPEPGENTYPRRIAVVGDLGLTSNTSTTIDHLIQNDPSMILMVGDLCYANQYRTTGGKGASCFSCAFPDAPIRETYQPRWDGWGRFMEPLTSRVPMMVIEGNHEIEPQASGITFESYLTRFAVPSDESGSKSNFYYSFDAGGVHFIMLGAYIDYNATGAQYAWLKDDLHRVDRTVTPWLVAAWHPPWYNSYSSHYQEFECMRQEMEALLYQYGVDIVFSGHVHAYERMNRVYNYTLDPCGPLYITVGDGGNIEEVDVDFADDPGKCPSAGDNTPEFGGVCHLNFSSGPAKGNFCWSKQPEWSAFRESSFGHGILEVVNSTYALWTWHRNQDMYKEDSHGDQVYIVRQPELCSRSVKPLVFPSVPSLSAALHSLVLSLSLPLFGMFSLLSSS, from the exons ATGCGAATCGATTCGCAGCTCAAGCTTACTCACGATATGATCAAACTTACTCACATTCCTCATCATCCCCTGCTAGAGGTTTCAACCTCCATCTTCAATCCCATGCCGAACTGCATACCATGGATCACTCTGATCATTTTCTTGACTGTAACAGAAATGGCGGTGGCACTGACTCAGTCTCCCATTCCCACCACTCTAGAAGGCCCGTTCGTGCCTGCAACTCGGCGCTTCGATCCATCGCTTCGCAGAGGCAGTGATGACTTGCCAATGGACCATCCCAGGCTCAAGAAGAACGTGACATCAAATTTCCCAGAACAGATTGCCCTTGCTATTTCTTCACCCACTGCAATGTGGGTTTCTTGGGTTACTG GGGATGCCCAGATTGGTAAAACTGTGAGACCACTTGATCCTTCAACAGTTGGGAGTGAGGTGAGGTATGGGGAAGAAAGTGGCAAGTATACAAGTGTGAAGAAAGGGGTTTCAGTTGTTTACAGTCAATTGTACCCTTTTGCTGGCCTCTTGAATTACACCtctgccatcattcatcatGTCAGGATTGATG GTCTTAAACCAGGTACGAAATATTATTACAAGTGTGGGGATAGTTCTATCCCTGCTATGAGTCAAGAGCAAGCCCTTGAAACTTTACCAGAGCCTGGCGAAAACACATATCCTCGTCGAATAGCTGTCGTTGGAGATTTGGGTCTCACTAGCAATACCAGTACAACCATTGATCATTTAATCCAGAATGATCCTTCAATGATTTTAATGGTTGGGGACTTATGTTATGCAAACCAGTACCGTACGACTGGTGGGAAAGGAgcttcatgcttttcatgtgcATTCCCAGATGCACCTATCAGAGAAACATATCAGCCCCGCTGGGATGGGTGGGGAAG GTTCATGGAACCTTTAACCTCGAGAGTTCCTATGATGGTTATTGAGGGCAACCATGAGATTGAGCCCCAAGCTTCTGGAATCACTTTCGAATCCTATTTGACAAGATTTGCAGTGCCATCAGATGAATCCGGCTCTAAAAGTAACTTCTACTATTCTTTTGATGCTGGAGGAGTACATTTTATCATGTTGGGAGCATATATTGACTACAATGCTACTG GTGCTCAATATGCTTGGCTTAAAGATGATCTACATCGAGTAGACCGTACAGTGACTCCCTGGCTCGTGGCAGCATGGCACCCTCCTTGGTATAACAGCTATTCTTCTCACTATCAGGAATTTGAATGCATGAGACAAGAAATGGAAGCACTTCTTTATCAATACGGTGTTGATATTGTTTTTTCTGGTCAT GTGCATGCCTACGAACGGATGAATAGAGTATATAACTATACGTTGGATCCGTGCGGGCCTCTTTACATAACAGTTGGAGATGGtggaaatattgaagaagttgatGTTGATTTCGCTGATGACCCTGGAAAGTGTCCTTCAGCTGGAGACAACACACCGGAGTTTGGAGGGGTATGCCATTTGAACTTTTCTTCAGGGCCTGCTAAAGGCAACTTTTGTTGGAGCAAACAGCCGGAGTGGAGTGCTTTTAGAGAAAGCAGCTTTGGGCATGGAATTCTTGAG GTGGTGAATTCTACTTATGCTCTATGGACTTGGCATCGGAATCAAGATATGTATAAGGAAGATAGCCATGGTGATCAAGTATACATTGTGCGACAACCTGAACTGTGCTCACGGTCTGTAAAG CCCTTGGTTTTCCCCTCTGTGCCCTCCCTCTCTGCTGCATTGCACTCTCTGGTGCTCTCTCTATCCTTGCCACTCTTTGGAATgttttctctcctctcctcttcctag